ACAAAGCCCCTGGGATGGAGCTACCAACTTCTACAGATTGCTGCTCTGCACCCCCTTAGGGGAAGCATCAACTTCCATTCATTTTTGTACGACTTAAGAAAAGTTTCTTAACTCTGGGGCCTTGGTTATTTTCATCTATAAGGAGAGGTGGTGACTGGTCTAGGTCCCTCACAAACGTTCAAGCCTTTGCCATTGTCCATCACTTTATCCCACATCACCTCCCCTGCCTACCAGCTCTACTAATCTTTCACACAAAGTGTGACATTGCTCTTACCCTCACTACCTTCCTCAGTGATAGATGATATTGTCCACTTAATAAAAAGGAGGTTCAGAGAGTGGAACTGATGTGCCTAATCTACTCGTCATCTGATtggaaggcagggacaggggcTCTTGGACATTATGCTGGACTCACCTTCATGGAAGCTGTCTTGAACTTGGCTCTGGAGTTGATGCAACTCATCAGCAAACCCTTCGTAGGGGAATGTTGAGACACCTGTCTCAAAGGCGGTTTCATAGGTGGCCAAGTCCTCCAGGAAGCTGTGATCTTCTGGGGACAGGTTGTTGCAAGGTGACAGGGCCCCTCCTGGGACCTCTGCCTCAGGATCCCCTGGACCCCACTCCCCATTGGGGTCTGGAGTAGAGAGGTCCATGAAGATGTCTTCCACTGGCGTCTCTTCCAGGAATAAATGATCAGGGTCAACCAGGAAGTCCAGCTCCTGGCATTTCCAGGGCTTCAGATCCAGGCTAAGCACAGGGGGTCCAGCCCCTGACAGGGACAAGTTGGGGTTCAGGGGCTCCAGTCCTCCGAGTGGCTCCAGCCCCCCGGTGCCAGCCTCAGCTGAAAAGGGCCTGTCCATGCCCTGAGCCAACTGACTGATCTGCTGGATGAGACGATCTATCTCATTTTGCTCTTTCTCAGAGTATTGGAAAAAACTTTGCTTGACTGGAGAGGCCTCAGGCGTGAGTAAGCCTTCAGGCACCAGGGGAACATCCACAGAGAGGGGGCCCCGGAGCTGAGCGAGAGCCAGGAGTGTGCAGTCCCCATTACCAGGGCTGCTAGGACTTGGGGGCAACTTCTCATAGAGAAAACTGCATCCCTCCTGGGCGAAGTAAGTCTTGGTAGGATTGGGGCTCAGTTGCTCTGGGAAGGTTTGGCTGGGACTGTTGAGGTGTGCTTGGAATGCTGTGCTGGGAGGAGTCAGCTGCTCACGGGCAGGGCTACCCAGAGGCTCTGGGAATGTGGCAGTGCTGGGAAGCAGCTGGTCTGGGAAGGTAGAGGTGCACGGAGTCAGTTGGTCTTCGTAGCTTCTGGCTGAGGTTTCGGTCAACTGTCCTTGCAGTGAACTGGTCAGTGGGTCTGGGAAAGTTGCACTGCTGGGTGTCAATTGATCAGAGAACGTCACGGTGCTTGGAGTCAGCTGCTCCTGGAGAGAGCTGGATGGAGTGGGCAAGTGAGTCTGGAATGGTTCATGGAGGCTGAAGAGGAAGGCACAGCCTCCTGGCTGGCGGGGTGTGTAAGGTGGAGTACACACCAAATCCTTGCTCAGGTCTGcgtggagagaaggctcaggccTAGAAGGGAATGGCAGGTAACTGAAGTCCAGCTCTTTGGGGGGTTGGGGAAGCTCTTCTGATGTTGAGATCACACCTAGTTCAGGTGCCCTGGGGAAGGTGGTGCTTCTGGCGCGCCCCAGGGCTGGCATAAAGAGTGGGTTAGGACACTGCTCCTGGGAGAAGACATTCTCGGGGAACGAGGGTAGCGTGGCTGGGGCTCCCAGGACACAGGCTGCCTGGGTGTCTTCAGAGGTGAGCTGCTGGCGGAGGCTCCAGGCTTCCGCGTCactggagaggaagaagcagTGGCTTGTGAGGCGCTGCTGTCCTGTTACCAGAGTCCCAGTCCCATTCTCTCCACACTGTCCTCAGCTCCTCCGCCCCCTCCACTGCCCTGCATCTTACAGCTTACCTGATAGGGTAGTTATTGGCAGTGATAGGGCCTTCTGGACCTTCTGAGTACAGCATGCAGTAAATCCATGCCCAGCCTCCATGCTTGGCTTGAAGTCTGACGACCATTTCTGCCTGAATATCTCCATTTTCAGCcactggggagaaagagaggtcCAGGGTTAGCAAGTCCATCAGGCGacaccacccacacacccaccttTCTCACCTCTACGCTGGACTGAGGGAGTCGTGGATTTTCTCTTCTGACTACCCTAACCTGTACCTCTAGGCTCCCCACCTTGACCTTATCACTCAGTGTTTCTTAGCCCTGTCCTATATTGCCTTGACTTCTCACCCCAAAGTTGACTATAGCCTCCAGAACTGCTGGACTCAGTTCTGTCTCCTCAACATCAGTGTGGACCAAGCCCATTCCTGGTCTATCTCCCACGCCTTCTGCCAGCTTCCCGTGTTATCCACGGCCTCTCAGGACACTCACACAGGCGGTAGTGTTGAGAAGAAGCGTGGGCCAGGTCCTCAGGGTGTAGCAGTCCATACCATGATTTACAGAGCAGTTCGTTGCGCTCAAAGCCCAGGTAGATTAGAACACTGGGAAGGTGGAAAGGGTGAggtcagctttctgttttccttactTCACACATGCACTTCATTCCCTCCCAGGCTCTCTGCCCACTTAAGCCCCATcctccctgtcctggatctaagGTCAAGAGTCTAAGGTGCCCTTCTTTCTGGCCTGCCTTCTTACTGGAGTTTGAATACTCTGGGCTTACCTTTCAGAGATGTCCAGTAGAGCTAGGTCCTTAGCATGTCGGCTCTGAAACATGGCCAGGAAGAGTGAAgcggggccagggccagggccagggccagggccagggcggGGTCTTGGCTCCAGTGGGGCACAGAAAGCTGTGAACACGGGGTTTCCTGCCCAGTAGGCCCCAGGTGGATGAGCATGGAATCGACCTCGAATAAGCACCAGTTTGTTGCCTGCACTCTGGCGCCGGAGGGACTTGGAAGTGTTGAATCGGCAACGGAAAAGGCGATCTaggtgaacaaaaagaaaaactgactgAGAGAGTGGGCACCAGAGGAGAAGTAGATGGTTGGAGCAGGGAAGCAGAGGAGCGCACTGAAGAATGGGGAAGCTCTTACCAGCCTCCAGAGCAGAGGGCATGGTGAGCTGCTGGCGAACCGTCAGATGGTCAGCAGGGTCAATGATGTCGTAGATACTGTCACCCTGGGCAACCAGGTCCACCTAGAAGAATGAAAGGAGAGGTGATCATTAGTGAAGACAGCAAGAGCCAGTCTGTGACCAATAGCTTTTCTCAGGGCagactccccacacacacacacacctccagtaACTCTCAGTGTCTCAGTAGCGGAAAGCTCATTTATCCCACATATGCCACAACCTAAGATGCAAAGACTTTCAGTACTCACCATAGAGTGGCCCAGATGCTCGCTCACACTCTCAGACAGGTACAGCAACTTCCCCTCAGCTGTGAACACAAGCAGAAATCCAGGTAGTGCTGCCACGATGTCTTCAAGCTCTTGAGCTGAGAGAAGCCCCGTGGGGCCAGCCAGAGGAGTGCCTGTAGGGTGAGAGGATGCGGTGTCGGGATAAGACTCAGGTACAAAGCAAATGAGGAGAGCATCACCTGAGTCTCAGAGCAGACACAGGACATTCTCGCAGACCTAGCTCTGAAAACACCTGTTGACCCTATGCCTGTGGATTTTGGCCAGAAAACCTGTTGCTAGAACGATCTAGCCAGGAAGCCCTCAGACTTCCAAACCCTGCGGGAACCTCAGCAGCCCTGAGCTGTCAGCACTGTGGACAGAGCTCTCCCGAAGGGATTGGGGTTCAGCACCGCGGACAGCACTCTTAGCAAAAAGACGGCTGTTTTAAGCACCGCGGACAGCAGCGCGCAAGCGAGCTGGTTTCAGAACCTCGGACAGCGCCCCATTGAGCGTGGAAAGACCCTCTAAGCATTTCctagcacatgctgctcttgcccAGACTTTGCCTTTGCAGGCTTTCCCTGCAGCTTGCCAGGCTTCCTTCCGTCCACTCCCCGGATTCCTGGAATGCCTCTGAGGCAATGGGAACCTGGACCATTCTGTTTTAGCTCTCCATCTCCCACAAATCTGGTGCTAGGACCATCGTTCAGGCTAGTCTAGACTCGAACTCAGGAGAAAAAGTAGCAAGTCCGGAGTCCCCTCAAGTCCCTTCTCTCCACGGTCTTCCAGAACGCTATCCTAGACAAGCGGCAGTTTCAGCGCGTTCCCTCAGCTCCTCCATCCCTGGTCCCTGTCAGCTCTGGTCTCCGGTAGCCCAAGCTTGCTCACCTCCAGCAAAGAAGACACCCTTGCGAGTGTAGATGCAGGCAAGACTCATAATATGCAGGTAGGACAGCCGGACCTTGTCCGCTTCAGCCAACGGCAGCAGTTCCTTGAGGTTCCGGATCTCGGCGTTGATCTGGTCGCGGCGCGCCTTGGAAGCGCCCTTGGTGGATCGGTACATGACTGCCGGCTGTGGAGCTCCAGCTCCGGCTCCCGAGCACCTGCGATCCTGTTCCGATGCACCGGAGGCTTCCTCTTGCTTGCTTCCCAGTCTTTCGCTCAGGCTCTCGCTCGCTCCCGCTCCACTCCTGGGCTCCGCTCGGCAGCGCTGCCCCCCTCGCCTGCCTCGATCCGCCTTATATAGCTCCTGGCAGGCGTGGGGGGCTCGTTTTAGAGACGGAGGGGGGAGCGGGAGGCGGGAGGCTGGGCTAAAGCAAGCTGCAGCGGGAGCCactggctggggagggggggcgctcctcctccctccctggcttcCTACGTCATCTTGTGACGTCGAACGGgagagggagggggcgggggaagggggggggaagGAGGCTGCGGAGGGGGCTGGCTGGCGAGAGCTGTGCAGAGCCAGGCGTGGAGTGCAGGGACCCAGGTTTCCCATTGTATTCTATTGAGAGGAGGAACAGTGCATGGGTTAGGGTGGGCTGAAGCCCTTGGCAGGAGAGTTTGCAAAAGGCCTAGGACCCGCTGGTACCAACACCGATTTTTCTAAGGAGGAAAAGGATAGGAAGGGGAAGGGACCTCTGCGAATTTGCCTCTATTTGCCGGGCAAAGGTCAAAGTCACATGAGGAACTTTCCTTAGGTTTGAGGGGGGGGTAGGTCACAACCGGAGGTCTTTGCTGGGGTCTATTCAATCTGAAaatcccttagccactttcaaataaataattccttcctcccctccaagCCCTGGCCTGAGGGTCTAAATCTCTAGGATGGAATGGTATTCCTGTGGGGAAGAGACCAGCTGAATTCGGCCTTGATCATGTATCCAGGGCAGCATAGGGACACAAACATCACCTCTGTGGTCCTCGTTCCTCTGTTAACCTTAGTCACctgtgggggaaactgaggcaaggacCCAGGGCCTGGTAAGGATCTGGATCTACATTTAGGCCTCCCCGCACCCTCTCCCAGTTGCCAGCCCCCAAGGAGAGCTGCTCCCCCGCCCTCTAGCGAGCCCCAGTCTCTCCGgcgggctgggggcgggggcggggctgggggaaTCCCAGCTCCATATTAGGACAGGAATCCtccggcggctgcggcggcggcggcggcgggcggggcCAACCGGCCTCCGCTCTGCTCCCGAGAGCTCCCCCCACCGCTTCGGCgaggaagagggggaggcagCTAAGACGCCAGGGTCTGCTGCGCCTCCGTGACTGCTGCACCTACCCAAGACCCTTTAATTCTGCCAGGCTCCCCTTCCCAGCTCCCTCCAATTCTTGCTCCGATTTTAGCGCCAAGGCTCCTCGTTCTGCCTTTCCActctccactgtgtgtgtgtgtgtgtgtgtgtgtgtgtgtgtgtgtgtgtttcctttttgttttcttcctccactGATTGTTGGGAATTTGTGGACCCCTAAACCCCTGAAAACTGCacctttggtttatttattttttgtccgGCTTACCTCCATAGGGTGGCCTTTGCGTCACaccgcccctctctctctctagtcaCTATATATGATTGCTCTCTACGGAGGGGATGGGTACCCTTTTTTTATCCCACAACCTCATAAAAGGAGAAAGCGATGGTCTATGGAAACTTTTTGCCTGAAATCTCATTTAGAGTAGGAATATGTAAAAACACTTTTagggctggaaaaaaaaaacaaaacaaacaaataaaaaacaaacaagaccatTTAAAAAGCTGGGGGACAGGGACAGTCCTGGCTGTAGAAAGTCACAGAGGTAGAAATGAACTTTGACACCAAAGAGAAAAGTTTGTGGTCAAGAAAACGCTCATTCCATGGAAAGGGGTGGTAGCAAGAGAAGCAATGTGGAGTGAGGAGAAGGGGGCGTTGGAAGAGAGTGCGTTCAAGAATGGGACTATGACTTAGTCGTAGAGCACACTTTTAGCATGCTCAaggcttgagttcaatccctagagaTGCCAAAGGTGAGaggtgggtggggagatgggggagaaagaagaggtccATGGTTGTAGAGACCCTTTCCTGGTGTTTTGTGCCATTCTGGTAGAGATTGAAAGCATCTACTTAAATCATCACACGGCAAGtggatttctttgtttcttagagctgaggatggaaccagggctttgtgcatgctggacaagcattctatcactgaggCTCATCCCTAGCCTGTCTTCCTCACAGACTGTTTTAAGCCTTGGCTAGCAGACACTCTTGGTATCTCCTCCATAATAAGTTGTGTCTCTCTGCTGGGTCCTGCTGGTCTCCCAAGCAGTTTGAGCAGCTGGGAAAACACAGGATGGTGGCCACTGTCCGTGGTGCTGAATATTGCCTTGCCAATCAGATTGGCCATGGCCTGCCTGTTACATCAAAGCCGAGGTGGGCCTCAGGATGGACGAGGGTGACAGGATGCAGCTGCCATCCTCTTCCCTGAGAATATAGATGGGCTATTTACAGGGGCGGGGGTCGACACTTCTGGGCTGTAGGAAATAGTTGAGCTAGGGAAGAGAGTTAGGCTATGGGAGGACTCCTTGGTTTTTTCCACAAGAATGGACTAGGGATAAGGAACTTCGGAAGGGGAGAAGGGTCTAGAAAGGGACACGGGAGGGGGTAGAGGAGGGATCATCCTAGTTTGACTACTCTGATTCAAGTTGAGAAGCTCTGTGTGCCCCCAATGTCTCCTCTCCCTAGGCCAGCTccccctcttcttgcctcccacCTCCACGAAACTATTTTTAACTGTGAAGAACCAAAAATAGCCTGGCAGCAGCTTCAGGCCGTGGGAGAAGAGCTATTTATATCACCAGTGACGGTTCTGAAATagcaggcaggaggagggggcggcTGGCACGCTAGAGAGCTCCTGGCCGCTGCTAAAAATACTGTCAGTATGAGTCATCCTGGCCTGGCTGAGTCACCCCACTCTCTCCCCCCAAGCggcaggcggcggcggcagcagcagcagaacagAATTGGAAGCCTGAGATGGGGGAGGCATCACAGCCTTTTGTTATGGGAAAGTGGGCAAGGAGTGAGTTGAGAGAGGGGCTTtgggggtctgtgtgtgtgtgtgtgtgtgtgtgtgtgtgtgtgtgtgtgtagaagaaaTAGGTGTGGGTGTACAAGAGATTCCCAGCAGCTCTGCCCTCCTGCTATAGGATGCTTGAGGAACTgaaggggaggtgtgtgtgtgtgtgtgtgtgtgtgtgtgtgtgtgtgtgtgtgtgtatgtgtgtatacttggCTGAAGCTGTGTTGCATGTTCTGTGTCTGTATCCAAGCCTGTCTGTCTGAACACACTTGTCTATCTGCATCCATGTATCTGTTTGCATGTGTTTTGCAGCTGAGCTTTGCATCCTTGTGTGTCTACACATTTGCCAGTACCTGCATCTGTAGTTTTGATCTGTCTGTGTTTTTCTAAGTCGCTACCTTCCTGTGTTGCATGTGGTTTTGTATTTTGTgctcacatatatttattttatagctctctgtgtgtttgtgtccatATCTGAGCCTGCCCTGGGTCTTTTGCACAGCATTTGATGGTTTGTATGGATCAAATGCCTCCCGAGACCCGGTGCTCCATCCCTTGCCCACTCTGATACCATTTGCTGGTTTTTTGCACCATCTGTCCTTTGCTCACCTCTCTCCACCAAGCATCTTTCTTTCTAACTCTTAGCCTCTAATCATTTGCAAAGGCCTCTCTGCTGCATGCAGTCTCTGCAGTGGAGAAAAACAACCTCACAGGAACACTCCCCTTTCTCTGGAACCATCCGGAATCTTCTCTGGCCTGCAGGAGTGAGTGGTTTTCCATCACTCCATATTTGGGGAGCTGAGAGAAGGGCTTTCTTTAGTTCTAAAAAGATTGCTGGTGTGGGCACAGGCATGTGtagcacgcacatacacacagagacacacacacaactgagagaatgagagagaaaaaaatatcaaggTCCCTTCTTTACTGAGCAGAGCTCGCATCTGTTGCCATGGAAACCCACCCACTCCTTCCCCGAAAAATCACCAAGAAGAGGTGATGGCATCGAGAAGGGATTGGCtgattcctttctttattttttccgaAAAAGGCCTTTTTATAGCAAGAACAGGCCATGAGATCCCTTGCTCCTGTCTTGCATAGCTTTATTGGGGCTCTAGAGGGACATCACCCCTCAACCCCTATTAGAGAAGAAGTGATGTATCTTTTTCAGAGATTTTCCGGGAGGAAGACCTCCTGAGGAGTTGGTAGGTGGGTGGAGGATTTGATTCTTCAGAATATCATGGAGACTCCTGGCTGCTTTTTCTCAAAAATTGGAACAAGGATGTTGACAGAGGACTGTCAGTGTACATGTGGTGTTTGTCTGCACAAATATGTCtatgaggaagggaaggagagagggaaggaaagagaggaagaggaagggggaagagagaggatgaACCACTTGCGAGGgctttagagatgaaaaggggttGAAGGATGTGGCACTCAGAGGTCATCTGAGCAGACAGGACAAGATGACAACCTCAACTTTACGATGCAATGAATGGGGCTGCATGTTCCCACCTGACCACAGCTGTGGTGGCTTCATGGAGGCTCCAGGAAAGCTGGGACCAGAGCTGGCTAGGAGAACACAGACACTTACTGATCCTGACTCTAGTGCCAACCTGACTCTCACAGGCCTCCTGCAAagcctggccaccagccactgcaGCCATCTTGCTCCCTCAAGTGAACTCTAGCACCCTGCCAAATGGCTGGAtggtagagaggaagagagattcCTTGTTTCCTCCTGTGCTTGAATTGCTCCAGAAACGGGGTCATTGAGGACTGTAGGTTGGGAAGACAGACCAAGAATGTGACTCTATTGAAAGATGCATCTCCATCCTAGAAGGCTACTATCACCCTTAGCGAGCAAGGATGTGgcctgtgtggtagatttagcaCCGTTGAAAGTGATGGAGTAAGGGGACGGAGGGACTTGCTTTGATCTCTTAgacacttttttttccatttatttatttatcatggtgGGGACACACATGtgtcatggtgtgcatgtgtggaggtcagaggataacttgcaggagtcagtttacACTCCACCACAGGGTCCTGggcagggatcaaacccaagtcatcaggcttgccaGCAAGTGCCTTAACCTTCCTAGCCATTCTATCAGCCCCTCTTAGACGTTTTCTCAGGACTAATATGGTTGGTATTATTATGTTCATTATATAGTTGGTGAAATTATGATCAGAAATGGACAATGGCTTAGTCATACAGCAAGGTGCAGGCAATGCTATGCTTTAAGCCTAACTTGCTCACAGAAATTTGTTCTCTTACCACATCGAACAAAAGTGGGACCTATATACTATGACCTCAAATAAAATCTGGTCCACTGCTTCTTTTTACAAATGAACTTTTACTGGGACAGATTCAGACCCATTAGTTGACTTGTGGCTGGGCCCGTCTTCAGACAGCCACAGAGTTAGGTAAACGCAGAAGGGACCAGGGACCACCAAGCCGAAATGTCTACTCCCTGACCCTTGACAGAGAAAGCTTGCCATCCTTAGAGCAGAGGGCAAAGAAACAGCCCCCTACCCAGCCCCTCCTGTCACTTTGTCTCTTTCTGGAAAGCTCTCTGGTCTCAAACCAAGCTGTCACTTCAtctctctctttattctttcttcacttttttaAGGGAGAACTTGGGAAGCCCTTACTAATGTCTAGCCCTCTTCATAACCATGAATGTACAGTCTCCCCCAAGCAGAAGTGATTCTGCATACCCTGTTCCCATGACAGCATGAACTCCAACTGGCAATGAAGAATCAGGATACCCCATTCCACCCCTAGTCTCTTTGGGACTGCATTTTGGGAAGATGAGTTGTCCCATATTGGAAATGAAGTTATTATAAGGAGACCAATTTTTCTTACAGGAAAATATGAGACACCAGGTCTCCTGATGTCTCTAATCTGACTCAATGGAAGAATATACACCTTCCCAGAGAGGGTGGGCAACTTGCTCAGGGCCACACAGCCAGAATGAGATGAACTCAGAATTAAAATCCATGTTTCTCAGCTTCcacattctttgttttctttttaaaaatctagattttCTTATTACATTGTTCTTTTGAGTTGGTGGACTTGCAGTCCCATAAATGTCTTCCAGAAGGTTCTCTGGCAGTCCTCAATCCATTTGTGCAATGGAAAGCTAGCCCTCAGGTAGGACTGGCTTGTGCAGCATCAAGCTGGTCTCAGCTGCTCCTCCATGGGCCGTTTTCCTTCTCCGACCTCCCCTTTGTGAGATCACTCCCTCAATCCCACTTGCTCATGGAAGCACTCAGAACGTTTTATCTATTTATGGTTATGATATCAACAAATCTCATGTGAAGAGGGTACACACTGGCACCCACGCATGGGAACGGTCAGAGCCAGGGCAGTGGGCTgggcaggggagagggacagggagggatggagtgggtaGGAGGGGCAGACTAGAGCCTGGATGGGGAAAATGAAGATATCTGGGTAAGGCTTGAGGACAGGGCTGATAGAGGGGCCTGCTCCAAGGAGGGGAGAAAAATTAATTCACaggacacactttaaaaattcagACCAGGGACCCCACTGCCTCAGTGGCATGAAGATAGAAGTGGAGGGCATGACCCCTGACCTCTAGATCTGTGGGCCTGGAGGAGGCGGCACCCTCACACATTCATGCCTGTGATCTTCCTCAGCAGGTGAACTCTTCCCTGCCCCGATGGTCTTCTAGGGGTGACTAGCACACCCCTTCTGCCCTCACCGTCCCACCCGGGCCTCTTCCTTAttgcacttttaaaaaatttgagacagggtctcagggaTCCTAGCCTAACCTCAAATTCATTACATAGCGgaggacgaccttgaacttcctgtcctcctgcctctacctcccccgtgctggagttacaggcatgcccCTGTCTTCGTGGCTGCATGTGTCAGTCTTAATTATCATGCTTGTTCCTTGTCTACTACCCCAgcccctgccaccatgcccagcatccaCCACAGGCCTGGGCAGGAATCAGGGACTAAGGGGGTGGAGGTGATGCTCACTACATACACCTGAGGGATGAATGGGGCCAGCCTCTGTGGTGGATGCTGCAGTGGGAGAGACACAAGCCTGGCTTTAACATCGTGGAGCCTCCACACTGGTGAGAAGACAATGCCAGCCAGCCGTCTGAATGAGAGACTGTCACAAAAGAAGCATCCGGGGCACTGGGGGATGAAACATAAGGGAAGACCAGGCCCAGGGAGCTGGCAGTGGACTCCCTAGGGAGGTGTGTTTGCGCTGTGTTGCTGGGAGTCAAGTGGCCGACTGACTGACTTGGTTGTGCTgggtgggtggggtagggtggaaTGAACTGGATGGAGCATGGTCCTAAGGCTTTATAAGGTGTGGTGGGTCCTGGTGGTAGAAGCTAACAGGTGCATTAATTAGGTGGACACAAGGCAGCACTGTGTTCCTTTAAtagctgcccccccaccccaccccactttaACCAGCAGGTTTGGCTGCAGGAGCtgtgctgggaatgaacctgAGATGAGGCGGCCAAAGCTCAGGCATTAACCACCAGGGCCATCGGGAAGTGTGAGGAGCAACCCAGACCTCCTCCCAGGCTGTGCTGCAGTGGcctttcccctcccctgcctgcgacgcccccccccccttctagCCACTGGCAGCTTCTGCCATTCTGTTCTCCGCAGCCCTGTGCACAGACAGCCCCTTGCCTCTCCCTGCACCTGGTTATCATTTTCCTCAATATCTTGGCTCAAATGTCACTCCAGAAAACCTTCCGTGTCAGGTCAAATCTCCAGCTACAGGTTCCCTGCGCTTCTCTCACCAGCTGTGACAGTGGCAATTCTGGACTTGGTTCTGCTGATGAGTTGGTTACGGTCTTCCTTGGCC
The nucleotide sequence above comes from Peromyscus maniculatus bairdii isolate BWxNUB_F1_BW_parent chromosome 1, HU_Pman_BW_mat_3.1, whole genome shotgun sequence. Encoded proteins:
- the Npas4 gene encoding neuronal PAS domain-containing protein 4; protein product: MGNLGPCTPRLALHSSRQPAPSAASFPPPSPAPSLSRSTSQDDVGSQGGRRSAPPPQPVAPAAACFSPASRLPLPPPSLKRAPHACQELYKADRGRRGGQRCRAEPRSGAGASESLSERLGSKQEEASGASEQDRRCSGAGAGAPQPAVMYRSTKGASKARRDQINAEIRNLKELLPLAEADKVRLSYLHIMSLACIYTRKGVFFAGGTPLAGPTGLLSAQELEDIVAALPGFLLVFTAEGKLLYLSESVSEHLGHSMVDLVAQGDSIYDIIDPADHLTVRQQLTMPSALEADRLFRCRFNTSKSLRRQSAGNKLVLIRGRFHAHPPGAYWAGNPVFTAFCAPLEPRPRPGPGPGPGPGPASLFLAMFQSRHAKDLALLDISESVLIYLGFERNELLCKSWYGLLHPEDLAHASSQHYRLLAENGDIQAEMVVRLQAKHGGWAWIYCMLYSEGPEGPITANNYPISDAEAWSLRQQLTSEDTQAACVLGAPATLPSFPENVFSQEQCPNPLFMPALGRARSTTFPRAPELGVISTSEELPQPPKELDFSYLPFPSRPEPSLHADLSKDLVCTPPYTPRQPGGCAFLFSLHEPFQTHLPTPSSSLQEQLTPSTVTFSDQLTPSSATFPDPLTSSLQGQLTETSARSYEDQLTPCTSTFPDQLLPSTATFPEPLGSPAREQLTPPSTAFQAHLNSPSQTFPEQLSPNPTKTYFAQEGCSFLYEKLPPSPSSPGNGDCTLLALAQLRGPLSVDVPLVPEGLLTPEASPVKQSFFQYSEKEQNEIDRLIQQISQLAQGMDRPFSAEAGTGGLEPLGGLEPLNPNLSLSGAGPPVLSLDLKPWKCQELDFLVDPDHLFLEETPVEDIFMDLSTPDPNGEWGPGDPEAEVPGGALSPCNNLSPEDHSFLEDLATYETAFETGVSTFPYEGFADELHQLQSQVQDSFHEDGSGGEPTF